tgctgaaccttgttGAAATGAGATGAGTTTGGTATGAATTTGAAGTGCATTGACTACTTTCcttttttgtgtacttttgaGTGGTGTATTTGGGGGGTTTTTCTGATCAAAAGTAAAGCAGTTCCCAGAGGAAGGAGACTGAAAAGATaatagtgactgacatcctgacccgtaagCTCCGTCttgcctcagtgaggtgacagacttTCACAGAAGAGGAACAGTCATTGGGGTTAACCATGTCAATAaacagtccacatgctttgacacattCTTGAATCTGGAACAAGTTTTGCATAATTAAAGTTGAATTGCTTATTAACCCTTTGACTACTGAACCTTagttaaaaaaatatttgaaaaattaaaataattttaaaaaagctCAGTGTGGCACAAGTTTGAAAGCCAGTGATTACTTTTTGTGAACTTTTCAGTGATGTGTCATTGATTATGCTGAAGAAAAGTAATGCAGTTTGAGCAGGAAGAAATTAAaatacagagtggtgactgacatcctgacctgtaagttctgtcttttATCAGgaagatgacagcccttcatggGCAAGCATACTCATCAGTGGTCAAAGGGTTAACCATGAAAAATCAAGTCAGTCTGCAGTCTTTGACACTTACTTCAGTCTGGAACATGTTGATCTGAAAGTTCTTACGAATTGAGAAAGCAAGTCTGTCCATGTCATTGTTCTCAGTACAACATGGATGTGCACCAGTGCTATGAAAATCATACAGCTGTGGCTTGTAACCTGTGAACATGATCTGGTAAAATACAAACGTTGCAGGAAATTTGGTAAGAGCTGTTAGTAGGTGTAACGTTTATTACCTGGCAGATAAATGTTGCAGGAAATGTGTAAAGGATGATTATAAATACATGTGTTTTAAGAATGtgagggtgttgtttttttttgtttgtttgtttgtttttggtgctgGTAACAGGTGAAACAAgttttgctcgctctctctctcttttttttttctctttttttttttaattgaattcaAGACATGAAGATTcagaaataaagattcattcacaAATGGCTCAaaacttgtttgtgtttttaataCATACACCATCATTGCATGCTCACatatgccttcttttttttcttttctttttctataacTCACTTGCGTTCTTGATTTGATGTGCTCTGAttatggcaggcaggcagatggagTAGATTGATGATTGtttcagtggattttttttttgggggggttggggggggggttatataatTAGTCTGTTGGGGGCAAAAAAATAGTATAGATTCAGATATATGAACATTACCAATGGGAAATACAGCTGTCTGCCTGATATGTGTATTGAACACAGGTGTTGAATGCAGGTGTTTCTGAAGAGGTTTTCAGTTTGCACAAAAACGAAATGCACATCCCATCATGCAAGGTAACAATATTTAATATGCATACTCATATATTTCAAACTTTAAAACAAACTGGGGAAGAGCACCAATACCTGTACATGtaagcaggggaaaaaaatgacaaagaagCATTAAGAATAACACATTTTTTTACATTCAtattatggtgtgtgtttgtgtgtgaatattaCAAGCTGTTAAAATGTGAAAACTATGCAAACCCTGGTAAAATGACCATGAATGTTTGAACAAAGCCTCCTTCTGTGTTAACCAGTAACCGTCCGTGTAAACATTACCTCAAATCTTTAAACATGCACTGCTGACTGCTAAGTGAACTAGGAGGAACCACCCCTGGCAAGATAACCACAAATGTTTATACAACAATTTCATTGTTCAGTTACACTCCTTTGTTTCTGAACAAAACACCATTATTGATGGGTATATGCAAAAATCATAGTGACAGACGAAGTCACAAAATTTCAAGTAAGTATTTGCAAAACTGAGTTATGAAGATTCAAATAAGAGCAAGGGTAATTCTTTTCACCCACAAGGCACGGCGAAGGTTGAACACTATACAACGTGAGCCAGGAAACATCTCTGGGAAAATGACCACAAATGTTTAAACACGCACTATGATAACTTCTACCAGTTCTAAACTCAAGATGGGAAAATGACCACAAATGTTTAAACACGCACTATAACTTCTACCAGTTCTAAACTCAAGAGGCCgtttacaccacagcacactttGATTGAGAATGCTTCCACAGCAGCTGACTTTAAAATGTGCAAGTTGCGTTTACACAGTACAAAGTGAAGTTGTAAACCAAGCTGACCTCATCAGACAcctccaacatcacacacacacacacacacattatactcttTTCCTCACATCTCTAACCTCTAACTCACAATTAAACTTCTCCATGCCCCCAGCCCACACATCTGTCAGAAcccttgtcatctctctctgaaTCCACCATGTGTCACACCCCTTTGGTTCTATGTGCAAGATCTTGTTCCAGTCATCAGTGGCAGCGGCAACGttcttccgtctcgagagacaatggctgcaccagaaatatagtcactgccgggcattgtacttctgctgtggctgtgtagaccgttGCTGGAGTGGCATTCTCTGCTGTatgtgggacagatataggtagatgctgcttggtttacagaatttgACTCGCATGTGGCTCTTTTCCTCTTCAGCAAGTCAATGCGGCTTTTCCAGGACAGCATATCAATATCTGTACTTTTCAGGTCTCATTTGCAAGCATCTTTGAATCTTAGTTGCGGGTGGCCTTGgggcctagatccctctgatTGTTCGCCATAGAGCACATCTTTTGGGATGCAGCCTTCATCCATTCAGTGAACATGACCGAGCCAGCAAACATGGCATTGACTCAGAAGGGCGAAGACAGTTGGCAAGCCTGCATGCTCAAGGACTTCAGTGGCCGGGACCttgtcctgccatcggattccaaGAATGTGTCTGGGGCGCATGGAAACTGTTTAGTCTCCAATAAGAGCAAATTATTAATATTCATTCTAAAATCAAATACATGTACTCTCATTACAATGCAGTCACTCATAAACACTCCCTGCTCCCattccaccctccctcacacaggcacaaacattgCTGATCCAGTAAATAAGCATGGTAAAAGATTGTAGGTTGAACAACACAACCAATCAATGCGCAATCAACCACAAATACCGGTAAATAAATGACGAATgaaacatactttttttctttgattatcccacacaaagaatccacacactcacattagaGCAACCGAAATCTCAGAAAACACCAaactcatgtataatgttaaaatattgactgaaattgtccatgaaaactgagcattcagacaaagaacttaatatatttggaagaatactactttgaatacatttagaaacaatgtattaatcgaaagctgacatgttatattaaaaaaaaaaaaaaaattaaaaaaacagacggaaaaaaaggggtttttttggccaatgaagaaggcgtgtgaaagcacaaaaaaagaaaaagaaaaaaaaagaacaaaaaaaaatgaaacatacaataaagttgttgtttttttaatgacattaatcatttaggaaaaaaaatacaaagcgGGATGCTAAAATAAATAATTCCTTGTTCTTGTTGAActtcgactgaaaaaaaaattgtgacttGTCATTATCGTGCTTGCTCGCGCAAGCGCGTTTCATACCCGATCGGAAGTTAGACTTGTTAGTGGTCTCCCTTGTAGTAAATTTCCAAACTTGTAGCAAGTTCCATTGGCTTCAGATCAGAACGTATAAATTTCTACGTCTGTCTGAAGCACATTGTACACGTACAGACAATGAAATGGCAACATACAGCATAGTACTGCCGTTATCGATAAGTGTAATATCAATACTTATCAGCATAGTTTGGAAACTGATGGACTATGAGGAATCGGTTGCAGACGACAGAATGAGATGTCCGAGTGGACATTTCATTTTGCCAGGGATGGCAGAGTGTCACCCGTATTTGAACTGTGGGCAAATCAGCCAGCAGGTCGTTGTGAAAGAAATGGTTGGTCAAGGAGGAGTGAAACTGGTAAAGTAAAtgatttgttttgtctgtcatgGTTAACATTAGTTGTTACAATGCACAAGAACTGATCGCAcgacactctcccccccctccccccccctctctctctctctctctctcattgatccctgtctttctttgtttcggaAATTAAGTTATAGCAGACACTACAATccgaaaaaaattaataaattttTGGCTGTCGTAAAAGAAAGGATATTCCTTACGCAAACAGAAGGGAGATAGATATATGGTATACTCAAGGGAGGATACCAGCTGCATCTACTTTCGTTTTTTTCCACACGGGGAGATTGATATTTTGCACATGTCAAGAACCAGACCCCCAGTcgaagtctgcaccagtgggtcacagttaatATTATAGATTAAACGTAATCCACTCCACACCCCATACCCcaaaataatatgtatgtgcacgcgtgtgtgtatgtgcacgtgtgtgtgtgtgtgtgtgtgtgtgcgcacatgtgtgtgattGCTCATAACTGCAACATGTAACATTGTTTTTGCGCTTATAgatatgtattttttcttttcatgtgctGTGCTATGTATGCACTATATATATTGTACATGTATTGCTTCATGTGAGGCACCTATAGAGCCTATTGTGTGGTGAGtttgtgtcatatatatatatatatgcgtgtgtgtgtgtgctagtcagCCAAAGGAGTGAAAATGAAAATACactgcgagaaaaaaaaacaggtttgTTTGGGAAGAAAATTAAAACTATGATAGTATGAGGTGAATATACAGACATAAGAAgcgtaaataaatgaacaattcAGTTTATACTGTTCAAGAGGGACACAGTTTCTCACTATAgtcatagtttgttgttgtttttgcagccAGAAAAGGTCTCCAACACATATATGCAAGAATCAGCTGCCCAAAAGCCTAATTAAAGGAaaaattttgtgattttttttctcacaggtgttttgagattttgttttttccctcacAGGTGAGACGAGGGGAGTGGCAAAATCACAATGTGGCAGTCAACATTCTGGCCAATGCAAAATACAGAGAAGACTTTCTCCACGGTCTGAACATGCTGCAGCAGCTACAGGCTAACGACATCAGCATCACACAGTTTGTCGGGGAGTGCAAACACAGTGACGTTTTTATCACGCAGTTCTACCCTCTAGGCTCAGCTGATCGTCTGGAAGCACTGCTGAACATGGACCATCTCCATGCGTTGAACACGCTGTCTGTTAGGTTCGCTTTGTGTCAAGACTACGTGAGGATTCTGCATTCTTTACACAGCGGTGCTGATGGTGCCCGAGTGATGTGCGACAGCAACGATGTTAACAAAACACTCAGCCAGTTCCTTCTGCGTGAAGACTTCTCGCTTGTCCTTAACGACGTGGATGCTTTGCCGCTTGTGGACAGATCTCGGGGTCAGCTGGTGAAGTGTGGTCACCGTGAACTTCTGGGAGAGTTCGTTGCCCCTGAGCAGCTCTGGCCCTATGAGGACCATGACTTTGTCGACAGTGAGATGCCTGGCTACGATGAGAAGGTGGATGTGTGGAAAGTGCCGGATGTGTGCGAGGCCTTTTTGGGTCGCAGCATGGAGGGTGGCGCCAAACTGCGCCTTCAGCTGATTTCTGTTCATTTACAGTGTAAAAGTGAAGACCCCTCAGAAAGACCGACTGCTTTGAACTTGTTGGAAGCTTATGAAAAAATCCACCAGAAACTATTTCTGTCATAACAATTTTTGAATGATGTTGTTTCtgagcgattgtgtgtgtgtgtgtgtgtatgtgtgtgtgtggccagaagTGATCTTCTAACTTTTGTGACATTTATCTCAGTTTAAATGAAGCAAATAAGCCTGCTGTATTATTGTAAGAAATGTGAGGAAATGAAAATGAGATATTTGAAACTTTCTTGGCTTGGACACGATGTTGTATTTTTCCAGAATGCATAGTAACactaaaaaaaactgaagaagagagagaaagagagacagactgaattaATGAATAAGATTTTGATGTGAAGAATTGAAAGAGAGTGAACATTGatccacatactcacacatactttTAAATCTCTTCTCCAGCGAGCAACATTTCACACAAGACATACTAATGATCATAATcagaactgagacagacagcatGATTCATGAAAATCTGAAATCAAACAGAACTCAAAATATCACTGACCAGATAAGTTTGA
The sequence above is a segment of the Babylonia areolata isolate BAREFJ2019XMU chromosome 19, ASM4173473v1, whole genome shotgun sequence genome. Coding sequences within it:
- the LOC143294343 gene encoding protein O-mannose kinase-like translates to MATYSIVLPLSISVISILISIVWKLMDYEESVADDRMRCPSGHFILPGMAECHPYLNCGQISQQVVVKEMVGQGGVKLVRRGEWQNHNVAVNILANAKYREDFLHGLNMLQQLQANDISITQFVGECKHSDVFITQFYPLGSADRLEALLNMDHLHALNTLSVRFALCQDYVRILHSLHSGADGARVMCDSNDVNKTLSQFLLREDFSLVLNDVDALPLVDRSRGQLVKCGHRELLGEFVAPEQLWPYEDHDFVDSEMPGYDEKVDVWKVPDVCEAFLGRSMEGGAKLRLQLISVHLQCKSEDPSERPTALNLLEAYEKIHQKLFLS